One Poecilia reticulata strain Guanapo linkage group LG4, Guppy_female_1.0+MT, whole genome shotgun sequence genomic window carries:
- the ttc39a gene encoding tetratricopeptide repeat protein 39A: MYHALTYATILEMKAMMTFDPQHILSAGSTMKEAQTLCQRYRRKSSFSKSFTEEELHAEVCYAECLLQRAALTFLQDENMISFIKGGIKVRNSYQTYKELHTVLKSTGYTHGDNHGHFEGGVKLGVGAFNLMISMLPTRTLKLLEFVGFSGNKEFGLQQLQEGSTESTFRSFLCNMLLLCYHTFMSFILGTGEGDVEDAERLLQPYLKKYPKGSIFLFFAGRIEEIKGNLDNAIKLFEECCEAQQQWKQFHHMCYWELMWCFTYKRHWKMAYFYADLLSKENSWSKATYAFMKAAYLSMLTDDDCLTFGESALTLFRQVPGLKQKIAGKSLPTEKFAIRKARRYFGENPVPLPAAPLEMMYIWNGYTVIGKHKDLTEGMLKTLDEAQATLESFPRTEYTIDDQCLLSLLKGLCLKHLGHREEAEHYFTLVLCNETQIKYDHYLVPNALLEHGLLCLEQGRRDEAIKLLETAKHNYKNYSMESRTHFRIQAALHKAKGTGENGVHVPSSP; the protein is encoded by the exons ATGTACCACGCTTTGACCTACGCCACTATTTTAGAAATGAAGGCCATGATGACCTTCGACCCCCAACACATTCTGAGTGCGGGCAGTACTATGAAAGAGGCGCAGACTCTTTGCCAGCG ATACAGAAGGAAGTCAAGCTTCTCAAAAAGCTTCACAGAAG AGGAACTGCATGCCGAGGTCTGCTATGCTGAATGTCTCCTGCAGAGGGCAGCACTCACCTTCCTTCAG GATGAAAACATGATTAGCTTCATCAAAGGAGGCATAAAAGTGAGGAACAGCTACCAGACATACAA AGAGCTCCACACCGTCCTGAAGTCGACTGGATACACCCACGGCGACAATCACGGCCATTTTGAGGGCGGCGTAAAACTGGGAGTCGGGGCCTTCAATCTA ATGATCTCCATGCTGCCCACGCGTACGCTCAAGCTGCTGGAGTTTGTAGGATTCTCCGGTAATAAG GAGTTTGGACTTCAACAGCTTCAGGAAGGCTCTACAGAAAGCACCTTCAGGTCGTTCCTGTGCAATATGCTCCTGCTGTGTTATCACACATTCATGAGCTTCATATTGG GCACTGGGGAAGGAGACGTTGAAGATGCAGAGAGACTTTTGCAACCATACCTGAAAAAATACCCCAAG GGATCCatctttttgttctttgctgGTCGAATAGAGGAGATTAAAGGCAACCTGGATAAT gcCATCAAGCTCTTTGAGGAGTGCTGTGAGGCTCAGCAGCAGTGGAAACAGTTTCACCACATGTGCTACTGGGAGCTGATGTGGTGCTTCACGTACAAGAGGCACTGGAAGATGGCCTACTTCTACGCTGACCTGCTTAGCAAGGAGAACTCGTGGTCCAAG GCCACATATGCTTTTATGAAAGCAGCCTATCTCAGCATGCTGACTGACGATGACTGCCTTACCTTTGGGGAGAGCGCGCTAACTCTTTTCAG GCAGGTCCCTggactgaaacagaaaattgcAGGAAAATCTTTGCCAACAGAGAAGTTTGCGATCAGGAAAGCCCGCCGCTACTTTGGGGAAAATCCAGTTCCTCTCCCAGCTGCTCCACTG GAGATGATGTACATCTGGAACGGCTACACAGTCattggaaaacacaaagaccTGACTGAGGGCATGCTGAAAACCCTGGATGAAGCCCAGGCAACACTTGAAAGCTTTCCAA GGACTGAATACACCATAGACGATCAGTGTCTGTTGAGCCTGTTGAAGGGCCTTTGTCTCAAACACCTGGGTCACCGAGAGGAGGCTGAACACTACTTTACCCTTGTCCTCTGCAA TGAGACTCAGATAAAATATGACCACTACCTGGTTCCTAATGCCCTACTTGAGCACGGTCTGCTGTGCCTGGAGCAGGGGAGAAGAGACGAAGCTATTAAACTTCTAGAAACGGCAAA GCACAATTACAAAAACTACTCCATGGAGTCACGGACGCACTTCCGTATCCAGGCTGCTTTGCACAAAGCTAAGGGAACTGGGGAGAATGGCGTCCATGTTCCTTCCAGTCCATAA